The window GTAAATCCTAAAATACGTTAGGTAATAAGTGAGATTATTTATGAATATTTTCTACCACATCATAACCAAGTGATGGCATCATGATACAGAACGTGTGTTTTACCCAAAGAAAATTCAGCCGCTCCAGTTACTCAcccaaacacagaaaaaacagtaaaaaaaaacagtcaaagcgATTTGACTTCTTGTTTCGTTCCTATGATTCTGTTTTTCTGCCCAgggaaaaacaatttaaacgCACAGATTGCAAAAAGACAACAAGAAACTAGTGTTCAatttttaaaagcaagaaaaaaataaaacgagaaCAAAATCCTGCCAGGTCAAGACACAGAAAAGGTCGAGATTCAAGACTTAGAAATGTCAACCAAAAAAAGTCCATCATATCAAAGAGacactaaaaacacaaaacacagatTTCGTTTGCTTTATGGCGCCTATAAAAATGTTCGCTCCTTCGATCTTTTAACGATTTATTGTCCTTCAGAGCCCCTCTTATTTAACGCGGAGATGGTTCTCTCCAGTCTGACGACGGACAAAAGTATAAAACATGAAACGCTCCGTTGCATATTTCCATTTCTGCCGCCAGCCAACATTTTCCTTCCTGACGTCAAAGACGAAGTTTTTTTTCGGGGGCCTGAGTTTTGGGAACGCCTCCAGGTGACCTGTTGGAGCAGTCGGATTGATGTCTTTGGCGCCATCGTCGCTGCTTTTCAGGAAAGAATAAACGGCTGTCACCAtggcgggaaaaaaaaaaaaaaagacgtctCGGCCTCAGAGGAGGCAACGTTTTCCCTGCTAATGTTTTATCTAATAAGATCAGTTTCCCTGCTCGGTGTGGTGGATCTGTAACTTTAAGTTGGACCGCGTTTTGCTGGAAAAGTCAGCGCTGAAAAATGTGAAGTCATTCATCAAAGTAGTCGATTGCTAATTTCTGGTGCGGACCTTTTAGTGGCTGTTGTCTACGTTCCAGGCCGCAGACTCTTCACATTCATGACATCTTGGAGATTTTTATATAATTGGATATACtgaatacactttttttctatttgttttagttGAGGTAAAAGTGAACAGCTCAAACAAATTGGCTCTATCTGTGCAGGAtaaatgagatgaaaaaattattttgcagtttcatttaaatttatgaGACATATCTTAGTCGTTGTTTTTCATTGGTCGTGTTTTGAGGCACAAATCAAGTCATCATCCCCTCCATAAAATCTCTGTGGGAAGTTTCTCTCTCATCGGGTTTTTATCTGAAAGCCCGCGTTCTGCCAAAGGGAACCGTAATGTTGAACGTAAAACGCCCTACAGAGGCAACGTGACGGCTAAGACTTAATCAGGAACTGTCAGGGGGCGCTTTCCTCGCCAAAAGAAACGCTTTTTAGTCGGTCATTATCAGGAGGCCAGATATTTCTCTGCTTAAGAAGGTTCAGCTGTTCGCTTTAAGCGCGGTAAAGAGTGGCCAAAGCCTGCCCTGCCCTTTTTAGGGGCTTCGTTTTCCACCagccacccaaaaaaaaaaaccccaccatGACCCTCAGTCTTTGTTTCCTGTCTAAAGTCCGCTTTTCGTCACATTCTTCTGATGTCCCCATAGGACATCACCACTCTGACGGGGGTCCCAGAGGAGCACATCAAAACCCGCAAGGTCCACATCTTTGTCCCCGCCAAGACCGCCATGCAGTCCGGTAGCAACAGCACCAAGAAGTGGAGGATGGACTTTGACACCAGGGAGCGGTGGGAGAACCCGCTGATGGGCTGGGCCTCAACGTGAGTGTGACGCACCCCTTCCCGCATCGCCCCGAGTGAAGCTGGACCGCCACGGAGCGGTCCGTCGAGGCGGTCCAGCTTCCGTTGCTTCCTGTAATGTTCCTCTCCACAGGTGAGCTCTGAGTCCTGACTGTGTCTGTGTTTCAGGGCCGACCCGTTGTCCAACATGGTGCTCTCCTTCTCCTCAAAGGAAGACGCCATTGCTTTTGCTGAGAAAAACGGTAAGAGAGGCAAAACCGACCCAACAGAACAACAAAGGCTGTGAAGTTTATTGGAGTCGAAGGACAGTTggacatttattaatttgatttatAGAGTAATTGTGGTTAAAGAACTGCAACAATCATGGCCAGTTTATTCAGTTctgatcatattttcttctttctgtatTTACTGAAATACAATTAAGGAAATCTTAAAAAAGGTCTCTTTCCTGCATGACTGTGACTCTTAAAACccaatgaaatgttttaaatcaaacccATATTCATGTtgcagtggcctagtcaaagcccagatctatATTCAGTTAAGAAACTATGTTAAGACTTGGAAAAATTGTTCCCAGCAAGTCTTTGCTGAGCCATTAGAGGCGTGTTTTAAAGGATCTGTGGCTGGAATCTCAGTGAAAGGTGGCTCTACAGAAGGGCTAAAAAGATAATAGCATGCTACACTTTTCAAACGTtcatttgtagaaaaaaaataaattcagatcacaaagtttgtggttggaacCTGACAAAAGGGAGAAATGTGTAAATGCGCCAGCTGGACTCCGTGTTGCTCAGCTGATTGGGCGTTTCCCACCCAGCGTTTGGCGTCAGAGAACTGAAAAATGGCCGCAGTGTATCACCTGTTAAAACCCAGGAACCAAAGCCGTCGCCTCCAATCGGCCGAGGCACAAAAGCGAAAAGTTTGGAACGATTCAATGCGAGCCGACCGGGCAGTTAAACATGAGCGATGTGTTTTCTGTCTAGCAGCAGTCAAGTTGACTCTGACTCAGAGAGGCAAACCATCTGGGGAGGTTTGTTGAAACCAAGCAAAAGGAAAGCGGCTTCTTCTGTTTATTGCACCAGGAAAACGATTAGAGACGCTCTCGGCTGCACACAGCCTGTAGATGTCCGCGCAACACCTCATCGTAGCTGGAGCCGGTCCAGAGGGGAACAAACGGGACTCTCTCTCTCGGGCCCCTCATCACTCACTCTCCTGTCTGCCCCTCAGGTTGGAGCTACGACGTCACAGAGAAGAGGACCTCAAAGCCCCGGGTGAAATCCTACGGAGCCAACTTCTCCTGGGACAAGAGGACCCGGAGGTCCGCAAAGTAAACTGCTGTCCCGGCCTGCGTGTGTCCCGCTGCCGACGTGTATCATTCTTGTCAATAAATGCATAATTATATATAAAGGAAAAACCAAACAATTGGGTCATTATTGCTTTCGCTCTTCAAACATTCACCTCATTACCGACTACCTGACGCATGCCGGCCGATTAACGAGGCGTTTGATCTCTCGGTCAAGTTGTGCAACAGCAAAACAGAGTGGTACGCTGCGCTGCGTCCAGGACCCGTTTGAACACGCAGATAAATGTATCTGGAGGCAgattgtttcattgttttggAGAGCTGCACGGGTGGAATTTTAAataggagcttttttttttcaacatctgCGCGGCGAGGTTAGCGATGTGCGCGATCTGAAAGCGGCAACCTCCGCCAGGCTTTCAAAGAGCCCTGTACCCCTAACGGGCAATTTCAATTCTCTTTTGtataaatggttttaaattgaTGGATAATTAAACGAGTCGTCTTCAGGCTCTGACAAacgtcttttaaaaaaaaaaaaaaaacagttttactaTCAGGGTTAGAATTAAGTCACAAAAAAGCTTTTGTACAACtcttttcagacttttaattaacaacttttttttttaacctttatttaaccaggaaaaacaaaaaaaaaacttgtataaAATAAAGGGTTTGGTGCCAGTGCAGGTTAAACATAAGTAAGTATGGAATGAAGTTTAATTCCTGCAGtagaaggtaaaaaaataaggacaacataagaaaaaaatggtgatatacatgttttagtttgttttttttaaatgtgctgccTGTTTGTTGTGATTCCCACTAATTCAAACGTTATGACGCTGTGATAAAACTCAAACTACCCAGATATTTGTGACTTCATAAACCCATGCATCCTGCTTGTGAAGCTGCATTAATGCATTTTACAGAATAGAAATCCAAACATTGGtgttaaatgcataaaaattaCATATTCAGATTATTTTTGGCAATTCACGTGGGTCTCAAATTTAATTCTTAAGGGTCACCATGCAAAAAATGCAGCGGGTAGCACTGTtatcttgcagcaagaaggtcctgggttcaaatcccggcctggggtctttctgcatgaagtctgcatgttctccctgtgcatgcatgggttctctccgggtactctggcctCCTCCCACAGCCCTAAAACACGACTTCTAGATGAACTCTCCATACTGCCTTTAGATATGACTGTGGGTGCATGTTGGTTCGTCCTACTGGGGTTTTGTGACGCAGATATTGAGACCATGAATGGCCAAAATTGTTAGATCTTTATCCATTTTTATGTGACATTTATCCTGCAATTCaacttaaacacaaacaaatctgTCAGAGGGGGGGAAAAGATGTTTCAGTTGCTCAGAAGATATTAAATAATGTCAATAGAAAAACTGtttcttctcctgactgatacctttgaaCAGTAAGATTCTTCAAGGGTCTGACTTTAGCTACAAGATGAGAAAAGTTTTGGAAATTGCTgaaatttcatttaaataaattcaatttaCTATAATTTGTGGCAAGTGTGAACTGTTATTGCGACTCCATGGAGATCTTTCAGCTTAACTGTACAGGATGTGAGTCACATTAAAGGCAGAAAAGGCTGTAAGATTAGCTTATAagtctatatttttttaattatctgctAATGAATAGCATTCCCAGTTGTGTAAAAGGGGGGTTTTAAGGATTTCCAGAGAAACCAGCTCGTGCTGGAGGATGAGGCGATAAGTCAGGTTTTTACTGTGAACATAAATAATTTGCACGGCCCTCTGACTCGCGTTTGGACACCGGAGCCTTTCTTTTATGTCTGCTTGCTACATTTTCTATTCAACCTGTTGAGGTGAAAGCTGAAATCGCTGGAAAAAGCCATAAATCCTCAGCGATGCGCTCACTCAGCATGGCGCTCGTTGCCAGCGCTTGTTTACGCTCTTTGTGCTCAGTGAACGGCGGTGTTGCTCTGAGTCCCGCACTGCGTGACTGCACTGACATTCACACACCAATCATGGGAGCCTAATTGGTATAGACCTTCGTTAATTAACGCACCGCGTTAAGAGGCTCTCACAACCTTGCGCTTGCTATTTATTTTGCTCCGTCTCTCTCGGCACATCAAACGGGCTCAAACTGATATGAGCGTAATGGCCCATCTGAGCAGCGAGGGCATGAATTGCTTTTCCCCCTTTTTGAAAAGCCCtcagagaaggaggagagggggggggggggggggggagaaagaaaaaaaacctttggcACAACTTTGTATCATAAAAGTTGAAAGCATTCCACCCGTCTTGGCCTATAAGCCAGCAAATTATGAGGAATGAGAATGGCAGCGCAGTGGCATTGTTCAGAACCATCATTACAACGCAAACATCAGCGATAAAGCTGCTCTGATCCATCCGGCCGTAAACATTGGCTCCGAGTGATGAGCGGTACACTCAGTCCCAACAGCCACATAGCCATAGAAGcactacacacaaaaaaaaaaaaaaaactgcttaaaGATGCTTATCACATCCAGAATGCGCACAATTCTTGGTGTTAAAGTCTCCTGCTTAGTCCCCCAGTGGTACTTTCCAGTGCAGGCTGTTTCGACTTATCTCTCCCACTGTCACAACAGAAACGTCTGCCTTTATTTTAGATTCTGCTCGGAGCAGAAACCACTCGTCAGCCTCCCTTCTTTCCAGAATCGGTGTCAGAGCTGTTTTGGAAAACACGCTTGCGTCACCTTTTGTGCCGTTCGCAGTTGTTTGCCTCCCACAAGGATCTGAAGAGAGCCTGAAAGCAGTGGTGTCAGATCCCATGTGCCCGAGCTAAGAGCACCAACacatttaagaaaagaaaaaaaagaaaaaaattcagtgCAGAACATTAGGAAACGTGTTCTGTGATGTGTTCTTTTCCTTTCTGTTGTTTCCTCCAAGACAAACGGGGTGCTTGCTGACAAACCTGTCAGCATCTTCTGGAGGATGAATTAGTGGAATTTTCCTCCAACATGTCTGGTAGTTTTCCGTTGTGGCTGCTCTCCACTGCTGAGGAAGTGGCCTCGCTACGCActctgaatgaaaaaaaatcactgttaAAGGGATCATTAAGTCCATAATCATTAAAAGGTACATTTATTGAAGCAATTCAGTCATTATAGAGGTGCATTATACATGAGAATGACACATTATGCCTGATATTTGTGCACCCTTTCAACCatatgttttccttccacttaacttttcaTTACTGCACAGTGAAACAATCCCACCAGCTTCTTttgcaatgaccttttgtgatTTACTCTCCTTGTGGAGGATGCCAATGCCTGttaagtcagcagtcttccccctGAAGACTAAACCCTTgtattaaaaactattttctgtTGTTCTTCTGTAATACTGTTACTTTCTAAGGAAACAAACTTTTGGGTTTTCCAAGTTAGCTGTAAGCCACAGTCatcatatttaacaaaaaataatgattCTGTGTGATACAGTTTTCAAACtcctattaaaaaataaaaagaatttgTGATGTAGAAAAACAAGGCAATGCtcgtaaataaataaaattacaaacataaaatacaacaaaattcTCCACATTGCAACGTAAAAACAAGTCTTTTTGGGTGAGAAATGTAAAAGAGATAAATGTATGCAAAAACCTGGCTGCATAAATCATCTAAGGCCCTGTTGAAGCACTTCCTGATTCCGTTACAGCATTCAGTCTCCCTTAAGTTCACGCTGAATCTGAAATAACATTGACCATCCTGCTCAGACCCTCAGACTTTTTCATATTTGCATCACCTGGCCAGAGTTTGTATGAACAAAGGCATCagtcaggaggaggaggcaaaAAGTCCCGCAGCAGTATTTATATGATCTGGCACTGTGAAGGCTGCCATCAGTAGCTGGGAAAAAGGGTAAACACATCACTAAAGCAGGAAGTGATtcaaaaacctttgaaaagacaagACCAACTGGACCAAGGTGGCTACCATGTGGCCATCAGCAACACTTTCCTACGAGTGCTGATTGGGTTCTACAGTGCTTTGGCATATTCATATTGGCTAAGAAGTAAGGTTAGGAGACGGAAGTTCTttattccaaaaaataaaacaaaaagcatggCTAAAATCATCCAGGACTTTGCGGGAGAGATGTGTTCTGGTTTGATCAAACCAAACTTCTACATTTGGTTGACACAATGGTGATCATGGTTAAGAGGGACTTAATATTTCAGCATTGCTGGGAGTCCAAGCATACATTCAAACCGACCAAAACATTAACTTCATGAGTGGGAAATTAGTCTGGGAATTGCAAACCAAATCCAGAACTGCAGGTAAATCTAAAATAGACTGGAATACTGCATAAGAGTGCAGTATTTCTTGCCAGAAAGTTAAACGGTTATTTTTATAGAGATCAATTACACAGAGagcaaaatatttcaagcttttaatgattttgtgaagaaaaggcaaaattcagtgtctcagaaaattagaatatgacATTAGACCGAaaatggatgttttaagcacaaTGTCAGGCTTCTGAGAAGTATGTCCATTTCTATGCACTAGAGACTTAGTTGGCAGTGTGGTctggtgccaagtcctgctggtacatgaaaccagcatctccatacagcttgtctgcagagggaagcatgaagtcCTCTAGAATTTCCTGGTAGATGTCTGCATtaactgtggacttcagaaaacccaatggaccagaaccagcagatgacatggtaCCCAAACCATGACTGATGGTGTAAACTTCACACCAGActtcaagcaacgtggattctaTGCCTCTAACTTCAGACtggggaccttgatttccacatgaatgcagaatttactttcatctgataACAGGTCTTTGGAccattgagcaacagtccagtttctccttagcccaggtcAGATGCTTGAAGCCCATGTTTAGGATTCGTCTGGATAGTAGCTCTTGAGgcactgactccagcctcagtccgtTCTTctgaagctcccccaaattcttgaatggatttcGTTTGACAAACCTCAAGGCTGCggttctccctgttgctggtggaccttttcctaccacacttcttccttgCACTCAATTTTCTCAATGTTAACATGCTTGGAAACAGAACTCTCTGACACAACAGCTTTTTCAGCAATGACCTTTAGTGGTTTCCCCTCCTTGGGAAGGGTGTTGATGACAGTCTGGACATctgtcagcagtcttccccatgattttGTAGCCTTCTGACCCAGAGTGAGAGACCGTTTAAGTCTCAGGAAGCCTTTGCAGGAGCTAATTAGGTGATTGGAGTGTGACACCATGAGCTGCTAAAGAACTTTTTCGAAGTATTGTCATTTTCTGAGACTCTgaattttagattttcattatctgtaaaccATAATAATCTAAATTAAAGGAAACAAAGGCTTGGAATACATCACTCTATGTGGAATAATTCTGAGATCATTATTGGACTTTTATCCAATATTCTAATCTTTTGAGATGTACctgtaaatctgactgaaaaTATACAGGGTCACCTGAAGAGGGCTGTGGCATGTTCATGCAATCTGATGGATTTGGAGAACATTTGATCGCTATTATTGAAACAAATGGAGATTTATGAAACTATAATTTTAAGGCTGAGCTTGCATATCCAACCAGGTGGTTGCAACtttttctataatttttttccccctttcttagaaatttgtttttgcttcagcTTTTAATTGTACAGGATATACATCACGTATGTTAAAGGGTtttgaaacaaaatgtgttgGCCTTCCTTTTACTTGTGTGTACTTTAAAGACAAATTGTATGTAATGTTTCCCATTTTGATGCAATTTCATTAACTTTAAACGATGTCTGTTTTGATCAAGATGCACCTGAGCATTCTCTTGAGGTGGCAAGCAAGCAAATGCTAAACTCCGCTGGTAGCTAATCTGCActtaaaacagaatttaaagCTAATTTTAGTGGATTCTCTGCGAAGCTTTTGCAAGGTATTTGCACTCAGAGACGCAGAGACTGCACATGTGCTTAGCAGACTGGCAGAAATTTCTTCCATGGCTGATTCGTGCAACAGCAAACAATGAGGCAGGCACCTGCTCATTATGACAGTGTTTTATAGTGTTTTCAGTTACTAAAGCAGT of the Fundulus heteroclitus isolate FHET01 chromosome 12, MU-UCD_Fhet_4.1, whole genome shotgun sequence genome contains:
- the ndufs4 gene encoding NADH dehydrogenase [ubiquinone] iron-sulfur protein 4, mitochondrial is translated as MASSMSLLGLGRLSASNVASRILLNHVRSASTSASRLAEKAGQDTQLITVDEKLDITTLTGVPEEHIKTRKVHIFVPAKTAMQSGSNSTKKWRMDFDTRERWENPLMGWASTADPLSNMVLSFSSKEDAIAFAEKNGWSYDVTEKRTSKPRVKSYGANFSWDKRTRRSAK